GCGAACGGCTCGCCCTTGCGGCGCTTCTGCATCAGCAGCGGCGCCCACGTGTTGATGACGCGGGAGTCCTCGCTGTACTCGATCCCTGCGAAGAGCGGCTCCTGCTTGAGCGCCTCGTAGCGCTTCTTGAGGTACGCGACGTCCTTCTCGCCCTGAACGAACGTCATGTGGGGCGCCGAGTTGATGAAGGTCGAGGGGGCGTCCAGAACACCTCGATCGACGAGGGACGACCACAGCTGACGGCTCTGCTGGAACTGCTCGTTGATCGAGATCGCCTTCGCGGGGTCGACCGAGCCGTCCTTGCCCTCGGGCATGTAGTTGAGCTCGCACAGGGCCGCGTGACCGGTGCCGGCGTTGTTCCAGGCGTTGGAGCTCTCGAGCGCGACATCCGACAGGCGCTCGAACAGCGCGATCTTCCAGGTCGGCTGGAGCTCCTGGAGCAGGGTGCCCAGCGTCGCGCTCATGATCCCGCCGCCGATCAGCAGCACATCGACAGTGCCCGCGGGCATGTCGCTGTCGTCGGGGTGAGGCAGGGCGTCGGAGGGCGTTTCGGTCACCCGACGAGTCTAGTTCGGCGCGAAAGCACTCCCGGCCGCGAGCACCGATTCCGCGCGAAAGAACGCTGCTTCTTGCAGCGACGACAACCCGGATGCCGCGTTCAGGCGCGAGCGCCGAGCGATGCGGCGACGACCTCGGCGATCTGGACCGCGTTGAGCGCCGCCCCCTTGCGCAGGTTGTCGTTCGAGATGAAGAGCACGAGACCCTTGCCCTCGGGTGCGGACTGGTCGGCGCGGATGCGACCGACGTAGCTCGGGTCGTTGCCCGCGGCCTGCAGCGGCGTGGGCACCTCTTCGAGCGCGACGCCCGGCGCGACGGCGAGGATCTCGCGGGCGCGGTCGGGAGTGATGTCGCGGGCGAACTCGGCGTGGATCGAGAGCGAGTGGCCCGTGAACACGGGGACGCGCACGCACGTGCCCGCGACGCGGAGGTCGGGCAGTTCGAGGATCTTGCGGCTCTCGTTGCGGAGCTTCTTCTCCTCGTCGGTCTCGTTCCACCCGTCGTCGACGAGGTTGCCGGCCAGCGGGATGACGTCGAATGCGATGGGTGCGACGTACTTCTCGGGCTCAGGGAAGTCCACCGCGGAGCCGTCATGCACGAGGTCGAGCGTGTGCCCCTGGGCGAGGACGCCCTCGACCTGGCCGAGGAGCTCCTGGGCTCCGGCGAGTCCCGAACCCGACACGGCCTGGTAGGTCGACACGATGAGTCGCTCGAGGCCGGCCTCGGCATCCAGCACCTTCAGCACGGGCATCGCGGCCATCGTGGTGCAGTTGGGGTTCGCGACGATGCCCTTGCGCGCATCGGCGATCGCGTGGGGGTTGACCTCGCTGACGATCAGCGGCACCTCGGGGTCCATGCGCCACGCGCTCGAGTTGTCGATCACGAGCGCGCCGGCCTCGGCGAAGCGCGGGGCGTGCGCTCGGCTGCCGGTGGCGCCCGCCGAGAAGAGGGCGATGTCGATGCCCGCGGGATCGGCGGTCGCGACATCCTCGATGATCACGGTCTCGCCGGCGAACTCCACGGCGGTGCCGGCCGAGCGGGAGGTCGCGAAGAGACGCAGCTCACGGATCGGGAAGCGGCGCTCGAGCAGGATCTCGCGCATCACGGTGCCGACCTGGCCGGTGGCGCCGACGACGGCGACGGAGAGTCCTGAATCGGAGATGCGGGTCATGAGGGATCCTTGGTGCGAAGAGGTCGCGCAGACGCCATCGGAGCGCGGGATTTGTGCGATTCTACCGGCCGGTCGCGGGCGACTCGGCCGTGTTACCCGGTCGAGACGGCCGCGAAGCGCAGGATTCGCGCCAACTCCGCGGGGCTGTCAGCGCCCGGTGCCGGCGTGGACGACGGCGTCGTCATCGCCGTCGAGCCCATAGGCGGTGTGCACGACGCGGGCGGCCTCGGCGAGCTCGGTGCCGCGCACGACGACCGAGATGCGGATCTCGGACGTCGAGATCATCTCGATGTTGACGCCGGACAGGCTGAGCGCCTCGAACAGCGTGGCCGAGACGCCCGAGTGCGTGCGCATGCCCGCGCCGACCACCGAGAGCTTGCCGATCTGGTCGTCGTGGACGAGGTTCTCGAAGCCGATCTCGGGCTTGTCGGCCGCGAGGGCCTTGAGCGCGGTAGCGGCGTCGGTCTTCGGCAGGGTGAACGAGATATCGGTGCGGCCGGTCGTGGCCGCCGACACGTTCTGCACGATCATGTCGACGTTCGCACCGGACTTGGCGACGACCTTGAAGATCTCGGCGGCCTTGCCCGGCACGTCGGGAACGCCGATCACGGTGATCTTCGCCTGGCTGAGGTCGGTCGCGACACCCGCGACGATCGGCTCTTCCATCTGTTCTCCTGTTTCGCCGTCGGGGAGGGTCATCCCCGGGCCGAGCACGTACGTTCCGACGCCCGAGCTGAACGTCGAGCGGGCGTGGATCAGCACGCCGTGGCGGCGCGCGTATTCGACGGCCCGGATGTACAGCACCTTGGCGCCGTTGGCCGCGAGCTCCAGCATCTCCTCGGCGGAGACGACGCCGAGTTTGCGTGCCTTCGGCACGACGCGCGGATCAGCGGTGAAGATGCCGTCCACGTCGCTGTAGATCTCGCAGACGTCGGCCTCGAGCGCTGCCGCGAGCGCGACGGCCGTCGTGTCGGACCCGCCGCGACCCAGCGTCGTGATGTCGCGGGTGTCGCGGTTGAAGCCCTGGAAGCCGGCGACGATGACGATGGCGCCCTCGTCGAGCGCCTCGCGCAGTCGGATCGGGGTGACGTCG
This window of the Microbacterium sp. SSM24 genome carries:
- a CDS encoding aspartate kinase, which codes for MALIVQKYGGSSVADAESIKRVAKRIVDARRAGHDVVVAVSAMGDTTDELLDLASQVAPIPAPRELDMLLSSGERISMALLAMAIHSMGFEARSFTGSQAGMITTADHGAARIVDVTPIRLREALDEGAIVIVAGFQGFNRDTRDITTLGRGGSDTTAVALAAALEADVCEIYSDVDGIFTADPRVVPKARKLGVVSAEEMLELAANGAKVLYIRAVEYARRHGVLIHARSTFSSGVGTYVLGPGMTLPDGETGEQMEEPIVAGVATDLSQAKITVIGVPDVPGKAAEIFKVVAKSGANVDMIVQNVSAATTGRTDISFTLPKTDAATALKALAADKPEIGFENLVHDDQIGKLSVVGAGMRTHSGVSATLFEALSLSGVNIEMISTSEIRISVVVRGTELAEAARVVHTAYGLDGDDDAVVHAGTGR
- a CDS encoding aspartate-semialdehyde dehydrogenase is translated as MTRISDSGLSVAVVGATGQVGTVMREILLERRFPIRELRLFATSRSAGTAVEFAGETVIIEDVATADPAGIDIALFSAGATGSRAHAPRFAEAGALVIDNSSAWRMDPEVPLIVSEVNPHAIADARKGIVANPNCTTMAAMPVLKVLDAEAGLERLIVSTYQAVSGSGLAGAQELLGQVEGVLAQGHTLDLVHDGSAVDFPEPEKYVAPIAFDVIPLAGNLVDDGWNETDEEKKLRNESRKILELPDLRVAGTCVRVPVFTGHSLSIHAEFARDITPDRAREILAVAPGVALEEVPTPLQAAGNDPSYVGRIRADQSAPEGKGLVLFISNDNLRKGAALNAVQIAEVVAASLGARA